The Methylocella tundrae genome contains the following window.
AAGGCGGACAGCGGCAGGAATCGGTAGGCGACCGCTCCGGCGAGAAGGATAGCCAGCATCAGAAGCGAGGTCGCCACTGGCCGGAGGATGAATAACCTTGACGGGTTCATTTTAGAGTCCCCGGGCCATTGGCTTGCCTTGGCGCGGCGCCGGAATCACTCACGGCGCGCCAGCGGGCGGCCTTGGCGCCTGCGCGGCGCCCTGGGAGGCTGCGTCAGGATGGCGTTGATGTTTGCCCTGCGCGGCGTCGACGGCGCCGGACGCGTTCATCGCCACGCCGTCGCTCGCCGCGACGAAGACGCTCGCCCCTTCGCGCAACCGATCGGCGCCGTCGACAACGACGCGATCGCCCGGCGCGAGGCCGGAGGTGACGGCGACCTTGCCATTTTCCTGCGGCCCGAGTTCAATCTTGCGCACGGAGACTTTGTCGTCCGGGCCGATCAGATAGACATAGGTTCCAGGGGCGCCGCGCTGGATCGCCGTCACCGGGGCCGTGACGATGCCGTTCAACGATCTGATCAGGAGCCTCGCATTGACGAATTGATTGGGAAAGAGCTTGTCGTCGAGGTTTTCGAACTCGGCGCGGATTTTCACGGTCCCGGTCGTCGTATCAATCTGGTTGTCAATCGTCATCACCTTGCCGACGGCGAGCTTATTGATGTTGGCGCGATCATATATCGTGACTTCGAGCGGCGCGCCCGCCTTCGTCTGCGCCATGATCTGCGGAATATCGTCCTCCGGCACGGTGAAGATGACCGAGATCGGATGGATCTGCGTCAACACCGCGATGCCGGCGTCGCTCGTCTGAACGTAGTTGCCGGGATCGACGAGACGCAGGCCGACGCGGCCGTCGATCGGTGAGACGATCCGCGCATAGGTGAGGTTCAGCTTCTGCGTGTCGATCTGAGCCTGGTCGGTCTTGACCGAGCCCTCGTACTGTTTGACGAGATAAACCTGATCCTCCGCAGTTTGACGCGCGATCGAATTCTGCTTCAGCAGCGTTTGATAGCGCGTCATGTCGTTTCGCGCCTGGTCGAGCAACCCCTGGTCGTGCACCAGCTGACCTTCGTACTGAGCCTGCGCCAGCTGGTACGGGCGCGGGTCGATCTGGGCTAAGAGATCGCCTTTCTTGACGATCTGGCCTTCCGTGAAGGCGACTTCCATCAATTGGCCGTTGACCTGCGTTTTCACCGTTATGTTGGCGAGCGGCGTCACCGTGCCAAGCCCCGTGACGACGACATTGATGTCGCCGAGGGCGATGGTCGCCGCGCCCACCGGCTGGGCGACGGCGTGACGCGGGGGGCCGCTCGGAGGCGCCCGCTCGGCGGTGACGAAATGATAGGTTGCAAACGCGATCCCCGCCGCGAGCACGATCAGAATCGCTGACCGCAGCGGCGAGCTTTTCCGCGTCGCCGGTTCGGATTCGGGCGCGGCCGGCGCGCCCTTTTCGGTGTCGGGCTTTGCTTCTGCGCTTGGCTCAGCCTCGCGGAGGAAGAACGCGCCGGCAGCATCATTTTCCACCGTGCGTGTGCGGTCATCCATCGTCTTGCGTCCAATACCCGTGTCTGACTGCGCCTTGGATGGTTCCCATTCAGCAATCATCGCCTAAAATCGATTGCTATCGTCTATCCAACGCATGAGGTTTTCGTAACGTAAGCAACCAGACAGGATTGTGGTCTTGATGCACGCTACCGTCGGCGTTAATCATGCGCATCAGTGAAACATAATCATGGCGTTTCTCTAATCAACTCTTTGTTGATAAAATGGTTTGCTATTCGCGGCGCGCTTTGTTCCGAGGCGCAGCCGCGGCAAGGAAAACTCAAAATCAAAAATGCGGGATCAGCGGGTTGGCGTCCTCGAGCGCCACGCTGCTTGGCAGCAATGCGACGTCCCAGCCGCCGCCGAGAGCCTCGATCAATTGAACGCTGGCAAGGAAACGGTCCTGGCGAAT
Protein-coding sequences here:
- a CDS encoding MdtA/MuxA family multidrug efflux RND transporter periplasmic adaptor subunit, producing MDDRTRTVENDAAGAFFLREAEPSAEAKPDTEKGAPAAPESEPATRKSSPLRSAILIVLAAGIAFATYHFVTAERAPPSGPPRHAVAQPVGAATIALGDINVVVTGLGTVTPLANITVKTQVNGQLMEVAFTEGQIVKKGDLLAQIDPRPYQLAQAQYEGQLVHDQGLLDQARNDMTRYQTLLKQNSIARQTAEDQVYLVKQYEGSVKTDQAQIDTQKLNLTYARIVSPIDGRVGLRLVDPGNYVQTSDAGIAVLTQIHPISVIFTVPEDDIPQIMAQTKAGAPLEVTIYDRANINKLAVGKVMTIDNQIDTTTGTVKIRAEFENLDDKLFPNQFVNARLLIRSLNGIVTAPVTAIQRGAPGTYVYLIGPDDKVSVRKIELGPQENGKVAVTSGLAPGDRVVVDGADRLREGASVFVAASDGVAMNASGAVDAAQGKHQRHPDAASQGAAQAPRPPAGAP